From Micromonospora echinospora, one genomic window encodes:
- a CDS encoding ABC transporter ATP-binding protein, with product MNGEPSADDHATATGLLRRAVRRHLGRLSATLALLCVHQAAEALVPVAIGLIIDRAVATGDSSALTASIAGLGLLFVVIALAWRFGAAHGLRAMEREAHLLRVEISRLILDPRDHRTGMRDGELLAVASTDVTAMATVIRAVSMAASASTALAVSCIALLVIDAPFGLGVLVGAVIVVTVLQRLAPLLTRRGIVQQTTMSATTALATDLLHGVRVLHGLGAQGNASRRYAQASARQLAATVHTANVKGLHQGLTVLVSGLYLAGVTAAAGWLAVRGRITVGELIAVVGLAQFAAEPLQRLGFCVQLHAGARASAQRIARVLAAAPTIRPGDRTPLPHAETRLALDAVSYRTLERLTLAVHADETLGVVTDDPGDADALLMLLSGRVPRHEYTGTVTIDGVPAEQLDLDAARATVLVEPHRVALFDGTLRSNLLPGHRSWTTSSGRDSAAPAVDDGQHRLATAIRAAAADDVVAGHPDELDRPLTGQGTNLSGGQRQRVGLARALAADPPVLVLHEPTTSVDPVTESLIADGLAQARQGGSRSTVVVTTSPTLLNATHRVVVIRAGRLVAEGTHADLVATEPAYREAVLR from the coding sequence GTGAACGGAGAACCGAGTGCTGACGACCATGCCACCGCCACCGGACTGCTGCGGCGCGCTGTCCGCCGGCACCTGGGCCGGCTCTCCGCCACCCTCGCCCTGCTCTGCGTACACCAGGCCGCCGAGGCGCTGGTACCGGTAGCCATCGGTCTGATCATCGACCGGGCCGTGGCGACCGGGGACAGTTCCGCGCTGACGGCGTCGATCGCCGGCCTCGGCCTGCTGTTCGTCGTCATCGCTCTGGCCTGGCGGTTCGGCGCCGCGCACGGGCTGCGGGCCATGGAACGGGAGGCACACCTGCTGCGGGTCGAGATCAGCCGGCTGATCCTCGATCCCCGCGACCACCGCACGGGCATGCGCGACGGGGAACTGCTGGCCGTCGCGTCCACCGACGTGACGGCCATGGCGACGGTGATCCGGGCGGTGAGCATGGCGGCGAGCGCGTCGACCGCGCTGGCCGTCTCGTGCATCGCATTACTTGTAATCGATGCCCCATTCGGGCTCGGGGTCCTGGTCGGCGCGGTGATCGTCGTGACCGTCCTACAGCGCCTCGCCCCACTGTTGACCCGGCGGGGAATCGTCCAGCAGACCACCATGTCCGCCACCACCGCGCTCGCCACGGACCTGCTCCACGGAGTCCGGGTGCTCCACGGGCTCGGAGCGCAGGGCAACGCGTCCCGACGGTACGCACAGGCAAGCGCTCGACAGTTGGCGGCCACCGTGCACACCGCCAACGTCAAGGGACTCCACCAGGGTCTTACCGTGTTGGTCAGTGGGCTGTACCTGGCCGGTGTCACGGCCGCCGCTGGTTGGCTCGCGGTACGCGGACGGATCACGGTGGGAGAACTCATCGCCGTGGTGGGGCTTGCGCAGTTCGCCGCGGAACCGCTGCAACGCCTCGGGTTCTGCGTCCAGCTCCACGCCGGCGCTCGCGCGTCCGCCCAGCGGATCGCCCGGGTCCTCGCCGCCGCGCCCACCATCCGTCCCGGCGACCGGACACCGCTGCCCCACGCCGAGACGCGACTCGCCCTCGATGCGGTCAGTTACCGCACCCTCGAACGGCTCACCCTGGCGGTGCACGCCGACGAGACGCTCGGCGTGGTCACCGACGACCCGGGGGACGCCGACGCCCTCCTGATGCTCCTCTCCGGTCGCGTGCCGCGACACGAGTACACCGGCACGGTGACCATCGACGGGGTTCCCGCCGAGCAGCTCGACCTCGACGCCGCCCGCGCGACCGTGCTGGTCGAACCGCATCGCGTCGCGCTGTTCGACGGAACCCTCAGGTCGAACCTGCTCCCCGGCCACCGCTCTTGGACGACCTCCAGCGGGCGGGACTCGGCCGCACCGGCTGTCGACGACGGCCAGCACCGGCTCGCCACCGCGATCCGGGCCGCCGCAGCCGACGACGTTGTCGCCGGCCACCCGGACGAACTGGACCGGCCGTTGACTGGCCAGGGTACGAACCTCTCCGGCGGGCAGCGGCAGCGCGTCGGCCTCGCCCGGGCCCTGGCGGCGGACCCCCCGGTGTTGGTCCTGCACGAACCGACGACATCGGTGGACCCGGTCACGGAATCGCTGATCGCCGACGGACTCGCGCAGGCCCGCCAGGGCGGCTCCCGCAGCACCGTCGTGGTCACCACCAGCCCGACCCTGCTGAACGCAACGCACCGGGTGGTCGTCATCCGCGCCGGCCGGCTGGTCGCCGAAGGCACCCACGCCGACCTGGTCGCCACGGAACCCGCATACCGCGAGGCGGTGCTGCGGTGA
- a CDS encoding ABC transporter ATP-binding protein → MTKTSTAHRALPTASAGQTWATLRTEAGTMPGLTAAALAVAVAASAIGLVAPWVLGDMIDNLLGGTTLGHLFRAVTVVAVAAVLGAALTAWATVLVARVSATVLARLRERALDRALHLPVTSLDRVGTGDLLSRVGDDAAVVNTVVSTTGPTLVSTLITVVLTGVGMFAVDWRLGLAGLAAAPLYAWALRWYLPRSGPYYAKERVAAAQRSEAIVGALRGGTTVRAYRLETEHVGQIADRSHTAMGLSVGVFTMFTRFVSRINRAEFVGLSAVLVVGYLLVRADAVTVGATTAAALYFHRLFNPLALLLSEADALQRAGASLARLVGVARLPASAAAGDPAPLTDTSMEIIDVTHWYDDGPPVLLDISLRIPAGRRVALVGASGAGKTTLAAIAGAMIAPATGSVRIGGVDPSTLEGSFVRRHVGIVTQQVHVFSGPLVEDLRLARPEATEEQVTAALDAVGALGWVRELPDGLYTVVGEGAHQLTDAQAQHLALARLVLADPPVAILDEATAEAGSAGARDLDAAATAATAGRTTLIVAHRLTQAATADRIVVLDQGKIVETGSHAELVSAEGMYGRLWRSWSGTRAGVRDRPRQAADRSGRPGTGAGVVPGTGAVDPRTGSGLAVPDR, encoded by the coding sequence GTGACCAAGACTTCCACGGCGCACCGGGCCCTGCCGACCGCTTCCGCCGGCCAGACCTGGGCCACGCTGCGCACGGAGGCCGGCACGATGCCGGGACTCACCGCCGCTGCACTCGCCGTCGCCGTCGCAGCCAGCGCGATCGGGCTGGTGGCGCCCTGGGTCCTCGGCGACATGATCGACAACCTCCTCGGCGGCACCACCCTCGGGCACCTGTTCCGGGCCGTAACGGTGGTCGCGGTGGCCGCCGTGCTCGGCGCCGCGCTGACCGCCTGGGCGACGGTCCTCGTCGCCCGAGTCAGCGCCACCGTTCTCGCCCGGCTACGGGAGCGGGCACTGGACCGGGCCCTCCACCTACCGGTGACCTCCCTGGACCGGGTCGGCACCGGTGACCTGCTGTCCCGCGTGGGCGACGACGCCGCCGTGGTGAACACGGTGGTGAGCACCACCGGGCCCACCCTGGTCTCGACGCTGATCACGGTCGTCCTCACCGGCGTCGGGATGTTCGCGGTGGACTGGCGGCTCGGCCTGGCCGGGCTGGCCGCGGCCCCGTTGTACGCGTGGGCGCTGCGGTGGTACCTGCCCCGGTCCGGGCCGTACTACGCGAAGGAGCGGGTCGCGGCGGCGCAGCGCTCCGAGGCGATCGTCGGCGCGCTGCGGGGAGGCACGACGGTACGGGCCTACCGCCTCGAGACCGAACACGTCGGCCAGATAGCCGACCGCTCCCACACGGCGATGGGGCTGTCCGTGGGGGTCTTCACAATGTTCACCCGCTTCGTGTCCCGGATCAACCGCGCGGAGTTCGTCGGCTTGAGCGCCGTCCTCGTCGTCGGCTACCTCCTGGTCCGCGCCGACGCCGTGACGGTGGGCGCGACGACCGCCGCGGCCCTGTACTTCCACCGCCTCTTCAATCCCCTGGCCCTGCTGCTCTCCGAGGCCGACGCGCTCCAGCGGGCAGGCGCGAGCCTGGCGCGGCTGGTCGGGGTGGCTCGGCTACCCGCGTCGGCGGCTGCGGGCGATCCCGCACCCCTGACCGACACCTCGATGGAGATCATCGACGTCACCCACTGGTACGACGACGGCCCGCCCGTCCTGCTCGACATCTCCCTGCGCATCCCCGCAGGGCGACGGGTCGCGCTGGTGGGGGCCAGCGGTGCCGGCAAGACCACGCTGGCCGCGATCGCGGGCGCGATGATCGCACCGGCTACCGGATCGGTCCGCATCGGCGGTGTGGATCCGTCCACCCTGGAGGGATCCTTCGTACGGCGCCACGTCGGCATCGTCACCCAGCAGGTGCACGTCTTCTCCGGGCCGCTGGTCGAGGACCTGCGGCTGGCGCGACCCGAGGCGACGGAGGAGCAGGTCACTGCCGCCCTCGATGCCGTCGGTGCGCTCGGCTGGGTCCGGGAACTGCCCGACGGGCTGTACACCGTCGTCGGCGAGGGCGCCCACCAGCTCACCGACGCTCAGGCCCAGCACCTCGCGCTGGCCCGGCTGGTGCTCGCCGACCCCCCGGTCGCGATCCTGGACGAGGCGACCGCCGAGGCGGGCAGCGCCGGTGCCCGCGACCTCGACGCGGCGGCGACCGCCGCGACCGCCGGGCGGACCACGCTGATCGTCGCGCACCGGCTCACCCAGGCCGCCACCGCCGACCGGATCGTCGTCCTCGACCAAGGCAAGATCGTCGAGACGGGATCACACGCCGAACTCGTCTCGGCGGAAGGGATGTACGGCAGGCTCTGGCGAAGCTGGAGCGGCACCCGTGCTGGTGTTCGCGACCGGCCCCGCCAGGCGGCGGACCGCTCCGGCCGACCGGGCACCGGTGCCGGAGTCGTTCCCGGAACCGGCGCGGTCGACCCTCGGACCGGATCCGGCTTGGCCGTTCCGGATCGGTAG
- a CDS encoding transposase family protein encodes MQVISAAGPEWIFPFTGLQPAQFRRLVRLVAERGGDAIADGRPGRQWSLDLADRVLLVAAYWRTNLTMRQIGPLFGVSHSAAHRVIDTVGPLLALTPGRRRRVEQITIVDGTLVPTRDHRLAAPSKNYRYSINLQVAIDAHTRLVVALGDPQPGNRNDTIVYRSSGIDQKLAGRPVMADGAYRGNPEVIIPYRKPADGSELPEWKADLNNHHRTVRAQVEHALARMKTFKLLRDYRRAASTLTDTASGIAHLHNIIVAG; translated from the coding sequence GTGCAGGTGATCTCGGCAGCCGGCCCGGAGTGGATCTTCCCGTTCACTGGGCTGCAGCCCGCCCAGTTCCGCCGCCTCGTCAGGCTGGTCGCCGAGCGTGGCGGTGACGCCATCGCTGACGGTCGGCCGGGCCGGCAGTGGTCTCTCGACCTCGCCGACCGGGTGTTGCTGGTGGCGGCGTACTGGCGCACGAACCTGACAATGCGGCAGATCGGCCCGCTGTTCGGGGTGTCGCACTCCGCCGCGCATCGGGTCATCGACACCGTCGGCCCCCTGCTCGCTCTGACGCCGGGGCGTCGGCGTCGGGTCGAGCAGATCACCATCGTCGACGGCACTCTCGTGCCGACCCGGGACCACCGGCTGGCCGCCCCGAGCAAGAACTACCGCTACAGCATCAACCTGCAGGTCGCCATCGACGCCCACACCCGCCTCGTCGTCGCCCTCGGTGATCCGCAACCCGGTAACCGCAACGACACGATCGTCTACCGCAGCTCGGGTATCGACCAGAAGTTGGCCGGACGGCCGGTCATGGCCGACGGCGCCTACCGCGGCAATCCTGAGGTGATCATCCCGTACCGCAAGCCTGCCGACGGCAGCGAGCTACCCGAGTGGAAGGCGGACCTGAACAACCATCACCGCACCGTCCGCGCCCAGGTCGAACACGCCCTGGCCCGTATGAAGACTTTCAAGCTCCTGCGCGACTACCGGCGTGCCGCCAGCACATTGACCGACACCGCATCCGGCATCGCTCATCTCCACAACATCATCGTTGCCGGCTGA